The Zootoca vivipara chromosome 16, rZooViv1.1, whole genome shotgun sequence genome has a segment encoding these proteins:
- the LOC132591240 gene encoding angiopoietin-like protein 8 isoform X1, which produces MLTFLFPSILLPCAAMLAPILTGPQQPAAPQDVNILFYGVLQFSSTLSDFYDSTTRKLDKIRRSSDFYERGLEVLRRQTQRAQQKQKEIGEIVEGLEDESLARRQQAHSNKEALQKMLAGQQDLVRQVKALEGMLAIVEERGFQNKGWEFSALKAHMQQQNLTIWSLLRATQQQQQQLARQTEQLLWIQRLARQAVLLGDVS; this is translated from the exons ATGCTGACTTTCCTATTCCCGAGTATCTTGCTGCCTTGTGCAGCCATGCTTGCCCCTATCCTCACAGGCCCTCAGCAGCCCGCGGCTCCGCAGGACGTAAACATTCTTTTCTACGGGGTGCTGCAGTTCAGCAGCACGCTGAGTGACTTCTACGACTCCACCACGCGGAAGCTTGACAAGATCAGACGCAGCTCCGACTTCTACGAGCGGGGCCTGGAGGTGCTGCGTCGTCAGACCCAAAGAGCCCAGCAGAAGCAGAAAGAGATTGGAGAGATTGTTGAGGGGCTGGAG GATGAGAGCCTGGCAAGACGGCAGCAGGCTCACAGCAACAAGGAAGCGTTGCAGAAGATGCTTGCGGGCCAGCAGGACCTAGTGCGACAAGTGAAGGCGCTCGAAGGGATGCTGGCTATCGTGGAAGAGCGAGGTTTCCAAAATAAGGGATGGGAATTTTCCGCTTTGAAG GCACACATGCAACAGCAGAATCTCACCATCTGGTCCCTGCTGAGAGCtactcaacagcagcagcagcaactggctCGGCAGACAGAACAGCTGCTCTGGATCCAAAGACTAGCAAGGCAAGCGGTGCTTCTTGGGGACGTTTCTTAA
- the LOC132591240 gene encoding angiopoietin-like protein 8 isoform X2, with product MLTFLFPSILLPCAAMLAPILTGPQQPAAPQDVNILFYGVLQFSSTLSDFYDSTTRKLDKIRRSSDFYERGLEVLRRQTQRAQQKQKEIGEIVEGLEDESLARRQQAHSNKEALQKMLAGQQDLVRQVKALEGMLAIVEERGFQNKGWEFSALKAHMQQQNLTIWSLLRATQQQQQQLARQTEQLLWIQRLAR from the exons ATGCTGACTTTCCTATTCCCGAGTATCTTGCTGCCTTGTGCAGCCATGCTTGCCCCTATCCTCACAGGCCCTCAGCAGCCCGCGGCTCCGCAGGACGTAAACATTCTTTTCTACGGGGTGCTGCAGTTCAGCAGCACGCTGAGTGACTTCTACGACTCCACCACGCGGAAGCTTGACAAGATCAGACGCAGCTCCGACTTCTACGAGCGGGGCCTGGAGGTGCTGCGTCGTCAGACCCAAAGAGCCCAGCAGAAGCAGAAAGAGATTGGAGAGATTGTTGAGGGGCTGGAG GATGAGAGCCTGGCAAGACGGCAGCAGGCTCACAGCAACAAGGAAGCGTTGCAGAAGATGCTTGCGGGCCAGCAGGACCTAGTGCGACAAGTGAAGGCGCTCGAAGGGATGCTGGCTATCGTGGAAGAGCGAGGTTTCCAAAATAAGGGATGGGAATTTTCCGCTTTGAAG GCACACATGCAACAGCAGAATCTCACCATCTGGTCCCTGCTGAGAGCtactcaacagcagcagcagcaactggctCGGCAGACAGAACAGCTGCTCTGGATCCAAAGACTAGCAAG ATGA